A portion of the Symphalangus syndactylus isolate Jambi chromosome 13, NHGRI_mSymSyn1-v2.1_pri, whole genome shotgun sequence genome contains these proteins:
- the LPAR2 gene encoding lysophosphatidic acid receptor 2 yields MVTMSQCYYNETIGFFYNNSGKELSSHWRPKDVVVVALGLTVSVLVLLTNLLVIAAIASNRRFHQPIYYLLGNLAAADLFAGVAYLFLMFHTGPRTARLSLEGWFLRQGLLDTSLTASVATLLAIAVERHRSVMAVQLHSRLPRGRVVMLIVGVWVAALGLGLLPAHSWHCLCALDRCSRMAPLLSRSYLAVWALSSLLVFLLMVAVYIRIFFYVRRRVQRMAEHVSCHPRYRETTLSLVKTVVIILGAFVVCWTPGQVILLLDGLGCESCNVLAVEKYFLLLAEANSLVNAAVYSCRDAEMRRTFRRLLCCACLRQSTRESVHYTSSAQGGASTRIMLPENGHPLMDSTL; encoded by the exons ATGGTCACCATGAGCCAGTGCTACTACAACGAGACCATCGGCTTCTTCTATAACAACAGTGGCAAAGAGCTCAGCTCCCACTGGCGGCCCAAGGATGTGGTCGTGGTGGCACTGGGGCTGACTGTCAGCGTGCTGGTGCTGCTGACCAATCTGCTGGTCATAGCAGCCATCGCCTCCAACCGCCGCTTCCACCAGCCCATCTACTACCTGCTCGGCAACCTGGCCGCAGCTGACCTCTTCGCGGGCGTGGCCTACCTCTTCCTCATGTTCCACACTGGTCCGCGCACAGCTCGACTTTCACTTGAGGGCTGGTTCCTGCGGCAGGGCTTGCTGGACACAAGCCTCACTGCGTCGGTGGCCACGCTGCTGGCCATCGCCGTGGAGCGGCACCGCAGTGTGATGGCCGTGCAGCTGCACAGCCGCCTGCCCCGTGGCCGTGTGGTCATGCTCATTGTGGGAGTGTGGGTGGCTGCCCTAGGCCTGGGGCTGCTGCCTGCCCACTCCTGGCACTGCCTCTGTGCCCTGGACCGCTGCTCACGCATGGCACCCCTGCTCAGCCGCTCCTATTTGGCCGTCTGGGCTCTGTCGAGCCTGCTTGTCTTCCTGCTCATGGTGGCCGTCTACATCCGCATTTTTTTCTACGTGCGGCGGCGAGTGCAGCGCATGGCAGAGCACGTCAGCTGCCACCCCCGCTACCGAGAGACCACGCTCAGCCTGGTCAAGACTGTTGTCATCATCCTGG GGGCGTTCGTGGTCTGCTGGACACCAGGCCAGGTGATACTGCTCCTGGATGGTTTAGGCTGTGAGTCCTGCAATGTCCTGGCTGTAGAAAAGTACTTCCTACTGTTGGCCGAGGCCAACTCACTGGTCAATGCTGCTGTGTACTCTTGCCGAGATGCTGAGATGCGCCGCACCTTCCGCCGCCTCCTCTGCTGTGCGTGCCTCCGCCAGTCCACCCGCGAGTCTGTCCACTATACATCCTCTGCCCAGGGAGGTGCCAGCACTCGCATCATGCTTCCCGAGAACGGCCACCCACTGATGGACTCCACCCTTTAG